Proteins encoded together in one Carya illinoinensis cultivar Pawnee chromosome 3, C.illinoinensisPawnee_v1, whole genome shotgun sequence window:
- the LOC122305649 gene encoding E3 ubiquitin-protein ligase RHA2B-like gives MSALSDFLYHLKTITKVFFTLLVLEVIILIRSIMGLSPKSDKSLITSNQYLNLIEETNPTIRYTKRLRMDQQTECAVCLSEFEEDEEIRKLKCKHIFHKDCLDRWLQHCSATCPLCRNKVLPDDVVASYHRMRDRVDSDESDEDVILMLSALHGTGFPRIF, from the coding sequence ATGTCAGCTCTCTCTGATTTCCTCTACCACCTCAAAACCATAACCAAAGTCTTCTTCACTCTCCTGGTTCTTGAAGTAATAATTCTTATCCGGTCAATCATGGGATTAAGCCCCAAGTCCGATAAAAGCCTAATCACCTCCAACCAATACCTCAACCTCATCGAAGAAACCAATCCCACCATTCGTTACACCAAGAGATTGAGGATGGATCAGCAGACTGAATGTGCTGTGTGTTTGTCAGAATTCGAGGAAGACGAGGAAATTAGGAAGCTGAAATGTAAGCACATTTTCCATAAGGATTGCCTGGATAGGTGGCTGCAACACTGTTCCGCCACTTGCCCACTTTGCAGGAACAAAGTTTTGCCGGATGATGTTGTGGCAAGTTATCACAGGATGCGAGATCGTGTGGATTCTGATGAGAGTGATGAGGACGTTATTTTAATGTTGTCTGCATTACATGGCACTGGTTTTCCTAGAATTTTCTGA